From Solanum lycopersicum chromosome 8, SLM_r2.1, the proteins below share one genomic window:
- the FZY2 gene encoding flavin monooxygenase-like protein: MDSYLKELQGKTSHDPYFNHHNKMIMNKCVFVNGPVIVGAGPSGLAAAACLTSKGVQSLVLERSNCIASLWQLKTYDRLSLHLPKQFCELPLMPFPHDFPTYPTKQQFIKYLESYAITFNIRPLFNQTVVSACYDRNLGLWRIRTDTTTSSTEFVTRWLIVATGENAEAVVPDIEGMEEFDGSIMHTSLYKSGEIFKRKKVLVVGCGNSGMEVCLDLCNHHATPSLVVRDTVHVLPREMLGKSTFGLSMWLLKWLPMRLVDRFLLITSRLLLGDTSRLGLDRPEIGPLELKNLSGKTPVLDVGTLAKIKSGDIKVCPGIKRLLKHHTVEFVNGQTEEYDAIILATGYKSNVPSWLKEKEMFSEKDGLPKRPFPNGWKGECGLYAVGFTKRGLLGASIDAKKIAEHIHQYFQ, translated from the exons ATGGATTCTTATTTGAAAGAATTACAAGGCAAAACATCTCATGATCCTTATTTCAATcaccacaacaaaatgataATGAACAAGTGTGTATTTGTTAATGGACCAGTAATTGTTGGAGCAGGACCATCAGGGTTAGCCGCAGCAGCATGTTTAACATCAAAAGGTGTTCAAAGTTTAGTATTAGAGAGATCTAATTGTATAGCTTCTTTATGGCAACTCAAGACCTATGATCGTCTTAGTCTTCATTTGCCTAAACAATTCTGTGAACTACCACTTATGCCATTCCCTCATGATTTCCCTACTTATCCTACAAAACAAcagtttattaaatatttggagTCGTATGCCATCACGTTTAATATCCGTCCTCTATTCAATCAAACCGTAGTATCCGCTTGTTATGACCGGAATCTTGGACTATGGAGAATCAGGACGGATACTACTACTAGTAGTACTGAGTTTGTTACGCGTTGGTTGATTGTGGCAACTGGAGAGAATGCGGAGGCAGTGGTGCCTGATATTGAAGGAATGGAGGAATTTGATGGGAGCATAATGCATACGAGTTTGTATAAAAgtggtgaaatttttaaaaggaaaaaagtgtTGGTTGTTGGATGTGGAAATTCAGGAATGGAGGTGTGTTTGGATCTGTGTAATCATCATGCAACTCCTTCACTTGTGGTTAGAGATACT gtACATGTCTTACCAAGAGAAATGCTTGGAAAATCAACTTTTGGGCTATCCATGTGGTTACTAAAGTGGTTACCTATGCGACTTGTCGATcgatttttattaattacttcAAGATTATTACTCGGTGACACGTCCCGACTCGGATTAGATCGACCTGAGATCGGACCTCTCGAGCTAAAAAACTTGTCCGGGAAGACCCCTGTACTTGACGTTGGAACGCTTGCTAAAATTAAAAGTGGTGACATTAAG GTATGTCCTGGAATTAAGAGATTATTAAAGCATCACACGGTGGAATTTGTAAATGGACAAACAGAAGAGTATGATGCAATAATCTTGGCAACTGGTTACAAAAGCAATGTGCCCTCGTGGCTAAAG GAAAAAGAGATGTTTTCAGAGAAAGATGGTCTACCAAAAAGGCCATTTCCCAATGGGTGGAAAGGAGAGTGTGGACTTTATGCAGTGGGGTTCACCAAACGTGGCTTGCTTGGTGCTTCAATAGATGCAAAGAAAATTGCTGAACACATTCATCAatattttcaatga